In Acidobacteriota bacterium, the sequence GTCGCCAGCCCGTCGGCGAAGGTGTCGGCCCGGGCGGTCTCTCGCTTCTCGCCGGCGTGCCAACTGTCATGGATCGCCGCCGCCTGGCGGGCCTGGGCCGCGTAGACGGCCACCGAGGGACGCAACGCCCGGAAGACCGTCATGGCCCCCACCGCCTGGGAGCCGCCTCCCACGGTCACCACCACGGCGTCCAGCTCCGGCTGCTGCTCGTACATCTCCAGGGAGAGGGTCCCGGCGCCGGCGATGATCTCGGGATCGTTGGTGGAATGGGCCAGGACCGCGCCCTCTTGCCGGACCCAGTCCTTAGCGGCGACGAGGCTCTCGTCGTAATCGTGTCCGGCCTCGATCAGACGGGCCCCGAAAGCGACCATCGCCGCGTTCTTCTCGGGATTGTTGCCGTGGGGCACGAACACCGTCACCGGGACGTCGCAGATTCCCCCGGCCCAGGCCAGCCCCTGGCCGTGGTTCCCGCGGGTCGCAGCCACCACACCCCGTGGACGGTCGGCCTCGGGCAACGCGGTCATGAAAGACAGACCGTTGCGGGCCTTGAAGGAGTTGGTCGGGCAGTGGTTCTCGTGTTTCACGAAGAGCTGGATCTCGTGACCGATGGCGGATTCCAGGAGGGGGTAGCGGCGGAACGGGGTGGTTGGGATGTGGGAGG encodes:
- a CDS encoding pyridoxal-phosphate dependent enzyme, whose product is MDWPITLTQIQQSRSRMASHIPTTPFRRYPLLESAIGHEIQLFVKHENHCPTNSFKARNGLSFMTALPEADRPRGVVAATRGNHGQGLAWAGGICDVPVTVFVPHGNNPEKNAAMVAFGARLIEAGHDYDESLVAAKDWVRQEGAVLAHSTNDPEIIAGAGTLSLEMYEQQPELDAVVVTVGGGSQAVGAMTVFRALRPSVAVYAAQARQAAAIHDSWHAGEKRETARADTFADGLATRSPYSLTFPALLAGLTDFVTVTEAQAAGGVRLYLSAAHQLAEGAAGVGLAAVRQLTERLAGQRVGLVLSGGNIDRETLKRVLNNDL